In Fibrobacter sp. UWR3, a single window of DNA contains:
- a CDS encoding ATP-dependent helicase — MARVVDASVLDSELNPEQAAAAKKIEGPMLILAGAGSGKTRAITYKIAHLVSYHNVESDRILAVTFTNKAAREMTARIQKLLDAPLRFSWMGTFHSVCLRLLKKCLNTSQALQAFGGTWYDGNFSIYDDDDQKRLLKQILKEDLGDDCDAAEIKRVHGAISRYKNTVLYEFGSAVLQTPEVAMAHAEFADEEKRARYYAEYQKRLRESNAMDFDDLLFNTVLMLQKVPGLANQLKNHFDFVVVDEYQDTNDVQYELLKLLINENKNVTVVGDDDQSIYGWRGANIKIIRNFHRDFAPVTIVKLERNYRSTSNIVKGAGSVIAHNIRPVEMQKNVFSKEEAGDPIRVRHMMDDRSEAQQIAENISAAGMSNFSKTAIFYRTNAQSRVIEKALNDMRIPSVIFGGTRFWDRKEIKDILAYLRLLANEKDDAAHLRVINTPSRAIGKTTVESILERVRRGEGTFWQMLVAEANGAGRGAPKLKGFADMILKWKELVKAGETPLPILAETIIADTGYKEFLRKDDELTADERIANIDEMVNAIREFDEEHPNATLDAFLQDISLLTDADKKVDTSKGAVTLMTIHMAKGLEFNTVHIAGCDEEIFPLVRGSSFATDKEMREQMEEERRLFYVGCTRAEKKLYLYHAERRFFQGTIRPFLPSRFLKELDPSVVEFTPCIGGMSQGFSSGAPYPRSGQFPGASRFPGASRGSSFGGGMSRGTFSKPSVPSSVRKNDQRIVYRNPIKVNNVPKPAVPSGPRVVYDEFSENPFHPGVRVRHAKYGIGTIVKCYGTGDNARVDVRFNSDGTTRTIVLKYAALQIIG; from the coding sequence ATGGCACGTGTTGTCGATGCGAGTGTGTTGGATAGCGAGCTGAATCCGGAACAGGCGGCTGCCGCGAAGAAAATTGAAGGCCCTATGCTGATTTTGGCGGGTGCAGGTTCGGGAAAGACCCGTGCCATCACGTACAAGATTGCGCACCTGGTGTCGTACCACAACGTGGAATCCGACAGGATCTTGGCAGTGACGTTCACGAACAAGGCTGCCCGCGAGATGACCGCGCGTATCCAGAAGTTGCTCGATGCCCCGTTGCGCTTTTCGTGGATGGGAACATTCCATTCCGTGTGCCTGCGCTTGCTCAAGAAATGCCTCAACACGAGCCAGGCTCTCCAGGCATTTGGTGGTACCTGGTACGACGGCAATTTTTCGATATACGATGACGACGACCAGAAACGCCTGCTGAAGCAGATATTGAAGGAAGATCTAGGCGACGACTGCGATGCCGCCGAAATCAAGCGCGTGCACGGGGCCATTTCGCGCTACAAGAATACGGTGCTCTACGAGTTTGGTTCCGCGGTCCTCCAGACGCCCGAGGTGGCGATGGCGCATGCGGAGTTTGCCGACGAAGAAAAGCGCGCGCGCTATTATGCCGAATACCAGAAGCGCCTGCGTGAATCGAACGCGATGGACTTCGATGACCTGCTGTTCAACACGGTCCTGATGCTGCAGAAGGTTCCGGGACTTGCCAACCAGTTAAAGAATCATTTCGATTTTGTCGTGGTCGACGAATACCAGGATACGAACGACGTGCAGTACGAACTGCTGAAGCTCCTGATAAACGAAAACAAGAACGTGACCGTGGTGGGCGACGACGACCAGAGTATTTACGGCTGGCGTGGCGCGAACATCAAGATTATTCGCAACTTCCACCGCGACTTCGCCCCGGTGACCATCGTGAAACTCGAACGCAACTACCGCTCCACGAGCAACATCGTGAAGGGCGCGGGTTCCGTAATTGCGCATAACATCCGCCCTGTCGAAATGCAGAAGAACGTGTTCTCCAAGGAAGAGGCGGGCGACCCGATCCGCGTGCGACACATGATGGATGACCGCTCCGAGGCGCAGCAGATTGCAGAAAACATCAGCGCCGCGGGCATGAGCAACTTCTCGAAGACGGCGATTTTCTACCGCACCAACGCGCAGTCCCGCGTGATAGAGAAGGCGCTCAACGACATGCGCATTCCTTCGGTTATTTTCGGGGGCACGCGCTTCTGGGACCGCAAGGAAATCAAGGACATTCTCGCGTACCTCAGGCTCCTTGCCAACGAGAAGGACGATGCCGCACACCTGCGCGTAATCAACACCCCGTCCCGCGCCATCGGGAAAACTACCGTAGAGTCGATTCTCGAACGCGTGCGCAGGGGCGAAGGAACCTTCTGGCAGATGCTCGTGGCGGAGGCTAACGGCGCAGGCCGTGGCGCCCCGAAACTCAAGGGCTTTGCCGACATGATTCTGAAATGGAAGGAACTGGTTAAGGCGGGCGAGACGCCGCTCCCCATCCTTGCCGAAACGATTATTGCCGATACGGGCTACAAGGAGTTCTTGCGCAAGGACGACGAACTTACGGCGGACGAGCGCATCGCGAACATCGACGAAATGGTGAACGCCATCCGCGAATTTGACGAAGAACACCCGAATGCGACCCTCGACGCCTTCCTGCAGGATATATCGCTCTTGACCGATGCCGACAAGAAGGTAGATACCTCCAAGGGCGCGGTGACGCTCATGACTATCCACATGGCGAAGGGCCTGGAGTTCAATACGGTGCATATCGCGGGCTGTGATGAGGAAATTTTCCCGCTGGTCCGCGGTTCCTCGTTTGCGACGGATAAGGAAATGCGTGAACAGATGGAAGAGGAACGCCGACTGTTCTACGTGGGCTGCACCCGCGCCGAAAAGAAACTTTATCTGTACCATGCGGAGCGACGCTTTTTCCAGGGGACTATCCGCCCGTTCTTGCCGTCGAGATTCCTGAAGGAACTCGACCCGTCGGTGGTGGAGTTCACGCCCTGCATCGGCGGCATGTCGCAGGGGTTCTCCTCGGGTGCGCCTTACCCGCGCTCCGGACAGTTCCCGGGTGCAAGCCGTTTCCCGGGGGCATCGCGCGGTTCTTCGTTTGGAGGCGGAATGTCGCGGGGCACGTTCTCCAAACCGTCCGTACCCTCTTCTGTCCGCAAGAACGACCAGCGTATCGTCTACCGTAACCCCATCAAGGTAAACAACGTGCCCAAGCCCGCTGTGCCGAGTGGCCCGCGGGTCGTCTACGACGAGTTCAGCGAGAACCCGTTCCACCCAGGAGTGCGCGTGCGTCACGCGAAGTATGGCATCGGGACCATCGTCAAGTGCTACGGCACCGGCGATAACGCCCGCGTGGACGTGCGGTTCAACAGTGATGGGACCACGAGGACCATCGTCCTCAAGTACGCCGCCCTCCAGATTATCGGCTAG
- a CDS encoding alpha/beta fold hydrolase, which yields MSKKWIWLPDWASDLSLWEDDLTDADASADHVFVPYETMAANLGNVYAIDGMPKAETVVGWGLGALLLMCAQSKRPKLQKWILLSPFADFCDEDGPWNSENILFKAREMHGSKNVALDAFKDQFGEEFSDWPDEWLEAAQKMDPDSLAEGLRFMVQNRIDRVIENGDDIQVLYGRMDQDVTPAMTLKLKEFLPKATFKERPKSGHWPPMMLF from the coding sequence ATGAGTAAAAAATGGATATGGTTGCCCGACTGGGCCTCGGATCTTTCCCTCTGGGAAGACGACCTGACAGATGCGGATGCTTCTGCCGACCATGTCTTTGTGCCCTACGAAACTATGGCCGCTAACCTCGGCAACGTCTACGCCATCGACGGCATGCCGAAGGCGGAAACCGTTGTAGGCTGGGGGCTGGGCGCGCTCCTGCTCATGTGTGCGCAGTCCAAGCGCCCCAAGTTGCAGAAGTGGATTCTGCTTTCGCCGTTCGCCGACTTTTGCGACGAGGACGGCCCGTGGAATTCCGAGAACATTCTCTTCAAGGCGCGCGAGATGCACGGCTCGAAGAATGTCGCCCTGGATGCGTTCAAGGATCAGTTCGGCGAGGAGTTCAGCGACTGGCCCGACGAATGGCTCGAGGCCGCACAGAAAATGGACCCGGACAGCCTTGCCGAAGGGCTCAGGTTCATGGTGCAGAACAGGATTGACCGCGTGATTGAAAACGGCGACGACATCCAGGTGCTCTACGGCCGCATGGACCAGGACGTGACGCCCGCGATGACATTGAAACTCAAGGAGTTCCTGCCGAAGGCGACGTTCAAGGAACGCCCCAAGTCCGGGCACTGGCCCCCGATGATGCTGTTCTAA
- a CDS encoding DUF6175 family protein → MRHLAITAAFPIILAACAGAPEVETEPATDTAAPSASSGTLSVTDETAAPPEPAKQLPDNSSLPSILVTPAQNGKGISELQVVQNNPMARAMMEAVNEYLTKKLYDVKSLEGDANLNSVVQMQNDIAETDEDLSYLASLALGADVYIKFSGNVKPGAISVDLNAYESSTARLLGSESAMDDDCGGNDQTAIAECLHKAARRAMPLLEKKIKAYWQKDLEQGIQYKVIMNIKGEFDEEEIEDLHDDIASGLKKAFKRVNVNVMTAKTIDAIIYADGNEFPDSQSVYSAIRGMLKGKTKKINLTRKLILMDIE, encoded by the coding sequence ATGCGACACCTTGCAATCACTGCAGCTTTCCCGATTATACTCGCCGCCTGCGCCGGCGCACCCGAAGTCGAAACTGAACCCGCAACCGACACCGCGGCCCCTTCGGCAAGCTCAGGGACCTTATCAGTAACCGACGAAACCGCAGCACCCCCCGAACCGGCGAAGCAGCTCCCGGACAATTCCTCACTCCCGAGCATCCTCGTGACCCCCGCCCAGAACGGGAAGGGTATCTCGGAACTGCAGGTAGTACAGAACAACCCGATGGCACGCGCCATGATGGAAGCGGTAAACGAGTACCTGACCAAAAAACTCTACGACGTGAAGTCGCTCGAGGGGGACGCAAACCTCAACTCCGTGGTGCAGATGCAGAACGACATCGCCGAGACGGACGAAGACCTCTCCTACCTCGCGAGCCTCGCCCTCGGTGCGGACGTTTACATCAAGTTTTCCGGCAACGTGAAGCCCGGTGCCATCTCCGTCGACCTGAACGCCTACGAATCTTCCACCGCAAGGCTCCTCGGGAGTGAATCCGCCATGGATGACGACTGCGGCGGCAACGACCAGACCGCTATCGCCGAATGCCTCCACAAGGCAGCAAGGCGCGCCATGCCCCTGCTCGAAAAGAAAATCAAGGCATACTGGCAGAAAGATTTAGAACAGGGAATTCAGTACAAAGTAATAATGAATATCAAGGGAGAATTCGACGAGGAAGAAATCGAGGACCTGCACGACGATATCGCCTCGGGGCTCAAGAAGGCGTTCAAGCGCGTAAACGTGAACGTGATGACCGCAAAGACCATCGACGCCATCATCTACGCCGACGGGAACGAGTTCCCGGATTCGCAGAGCGTGTACAGCGCCATCCGCGGTATGCTCAAGGGCAAGACCAAGAAAATCAACCTCACGAGAAAACTCATCCTGATGGATATCGAGTAG
- a CDS encoding YgcG family protein, which produces MTPNLKNILAATLVLCAIAQALPSRPENSHIYDENRLVPAQQLEFFDRISDEVANETGISIDAVLLNDIGERVAAKYAEEIAEKWQADAGREGEVLIFVAQKQRRKLVVTRGTASSIIDEAKIRKAEQEFLVPNFRQERYGDGILSLAGWLTFAISDSTGKKFDIDMQEAPAEEGMTVRGWLFVAVVFGLLIAFGRKGRRFGFFDNMKKLLCVSEIEKSQWPGIFRDAFGDNLVSAFISGRCLVEGFDALATPWTIDFILRDNSPEVITKLDAFREKARRENIAFGHFYTPAEIAQIRDPQELEYLQIASRNAPLCGVQDFGVQDFGVQDLGAQDLGVQDFKNF; this is translated from the coding sequence GTGACCCCGAACCTGAAAAACATTCTCGCGGCAACGCTCGTACTGTGCGCAATCGCGCAGGCGCTCCCCTCGCGGCCCGAAAACAGCCATATATACGACGAGAACCGCCTGGTCCCGGCGCAGCAGCTTGAATTTTTTGACCGGATCTCGGACGAAGTCGCGAACGAGACGGGAATCAGCATCGATGCCGTGCTGCTGAACGACATCGGGGAGCGCGTCGCTGCAAAATACGCCGAGGAGATTGCGGAAAAATGGCAGGCGGACGCCGGCCGTGAAGGCGAAGTCCTGATATTCGTCGCCCAGAAGCAGAGGCGCAAGCTGGTAGTGACCCGGGGAACCGCAAGCAGTATCATTGACGAGGCAAAAATCCGCAAGGCCGAGCAGGAATTCCTTGTGCCGAACTTCCGCCAGGAACGCTACGGTGACGGCATACTTTCGCTTGCCGGGTGGCTCACATTCGCCATCAGCGACAGCACAGGGAAAAAATTTGACATCGACATGCAGGAAGCACCCGCCGAGGAAGGCATGACCGTGCGCGGGTGGCTTTTCGTCGCGGTCGTGTTCGGCCTGCTCATCGCCTTCGGGAGAAAGGGCCGGAGGTTCGGGTTCTTCGACAACATGAAGAAGTTGCTATGCGTTAGCGAAATTGAAAAGTCGCAGTGGCCGGGAATCTTCCGGGACGCCTTCGGCGACAACCTCGTTTCGGCGTTCATCTCGGGCAGGTGCCTCGTGGAAGGTTTCGACGCGCTCGCAACGCCCTGGACTATAGACTTTATCCTCAGGGACAATTCGCCCGAGGTAATCACGAAGCTTGACGCCTTCCGGGAAAAGGCCCGCAGGGAGAACATCGCGTTCGGGCACTTCTACACCCCGGCAGAAATCGCGCAAATCCGCGACCCGCAGGAACTTGAATACCTACAAATCGCAAGCAGGAACGCGCCCCTCTGCGGCGTTCAAGATTTCGGCGTTCAAGATTTCGGGGTTCAGGATTTGGGGGCTCAAGATTTGGGGGTTCAAGATTTCAAAAATTTCTGA
- a CDS encoding DUF3300 domain-containing protein produces MSRNETKRSEIWPILLLAAVFCLPGVGRAQAYFSASELDTLVANIALYPDPLLVQVLAASTYGEQIAPASEWANAHKHLKGDALSNAIAAAELPYDASVQALIPFPRVLSMMNRYAAWTDQLGDAVFIQKEDVMQAVQRLRRAANERGHLRNDDYVKVTTGENITIMPVRTEYVYVPVYNPYVVYYNYYDGYVRVSYAPGVWLGTHYGYWGWGSCWFDWNARAIYMRDHRWHAPRRGPRHPHRYAPPPRHRHTVGPDLNRRSSAGPAPQASRPAAAVSRHSGATRPVDLNSRESQVYRETSRNDVTRRNMQAAPPPPRAQSPRDDRWDNGRGSDYDPMDIANNRRQSSGSSSTPPPPPPSTRRDDQDRDDRGSSRGGFGGAIRRR; encoded by the coding sequence ATGTCTAGAAATGAGACAAAACGTTCCGAAATTTGGCCTATTCTCTTGCTGGCGGCGGTTTTCTGCCTGCCGGGGGTTGGCCGCGCGCAGGCTTACTTCAGCGCTTCGGAACTGGACACGCTGGTGGCGAATATCGCGCTTTACCCGGACCCGCTACTGGTGCAGGTGCTGGCCGCTTCAACTTACGGCGAACAGATTGCCCCCGCGAGCGAATGGGCGAATGCGCACAAGCACCTGAAGGGCGACGCGCTTTCGAATGCGATTGCGGCCGCAGAACTGCCTTACGATGCGAGCGTCCAGGCGCTTATCCCGTTCCCGCGCGTGCTCTCGATGATGAATAGGTATGCCGCATGGACCGACCAGCTTGGCGATGCCGTGTTTATCCAGAAGGAAGACGTTATGCAGGCGGTGCAGCGCTTGCGTAGGGCGGCAAACGAGCGCGGGCACTTGCGGAATGACGACTACGTGAAGGTCACGACTGGCGAGAACATCACGATTATGCCGGTACGTACGGAATACGTCTACGTTCCCGTGTACAATCCGTATGTCGTTTATTACAATTATTACGACGGGTACGTGCGTGTAAGCTACGCTCCGGGAGTATGGCTCGGCACGCATTACGGGTACTGGGGGTGGGGTTCCTGCTGGTTTGACTGGAATGCGCGCGCAATATACATGCGCGACCACCGCTGGCACGCGCCCAGGCGCGGGCCCAGGCACCCGCACCGCTATGCGCCTCCTCCTCGCCACAGGCATACCGTCGGGCCGGACCTGAATCGCCGTTCTTCGGCGGGGCCTGCCCCGCAGGCCTCAAGGCCTGCGGCAGCGGTGTCGCGCCATTCGGGGGCAACGCGCCCTGTGGACTTGAATTCCCGCGAGTCGCAGGTGTATCGCGAAACCTCGCGTAACGACGTTACCCGCAGGAACATGCAGGCGGCTCCGCCTCCACCGAGGGCGCAGAGCCCGCGGGACGACCGCTGGGATAACGGTCGGGGAAGCGATTACGACCCGATGGATATCGCGAACAATCGCAGGCAGTCTTCGGGCTCTTCGTCCACGCCGCCTCCGCCGCCACCTTCAACGCGCAGGGACGACCAGGACCGCGATGACCGCGGGTCTTCGCGTGGCGGCTTCGGCGGCGCAATCCGCCGGAGGTAA
- a CDS encoding CotH kinase family protein, with the protein MSSLKKLSLAVGFGLAGAFAQTYDLPIVFIDTKGKCLDNTVNDKMPATMSVLDAATNNVADSAKGTHYDIGIKVRGQSSAKFPKPGYSVEVRDNQGEGIDVSMLGLPPADDWVFHGPYVDKSLMRNALAHWLFRQAGHYSPRTKHFDLYINGVYRGVYVLIEKIKRGKYRVNVSKLKETDISGDDVTGGYIWAFDKTGTNTGGMGNEDINKEGFKTADGLNVIMHYPKKENLQQQQQAYLKKYLEDLENLFKNGKNGSGYENYVDMTSALDYVLHEEVTNNSDSYWCSFFLHKPKDSKGGKVTLGPAWDFNLAMSNGSQPENGGNNNGGNNGFNWNMWGGGGMGGGGMGSSGTTGWQIESSMKTGMSGLKIPNWLLGMWKDSHYQSELKKRWAELRSGVWHSKTMDVYLDSMKTYLTKAADRNFKRWPNLGKSSGQGDSDPQPMKYCNQGGGQQGMWGMNMPMGGYNADTWDGEFEHLRKKMKERMAWMDQQLGFTEPAQPIVTEPVIHVPDWAKDTVSKVEPPEPPTIALDDFSRLSPTNFFNVNGDKIEIMTDLGGTFALVDLNGTTLFKTRIKKGVTTLKVPESAQDKHWIATLNGKMLSR; encoded by the coding sequence ATGTCAAGCCTAAAAAAACTCTCTCTCGCTGTCGGATTCGGCCTAGCAGGCGCTTTCGCGCAGACATACGATTTGCCCATCGTGTTCATTGACACCAAGGGCAAATGCCTAGACAACACTGTGAACGACAAGATGCCCGCCACGATGAGCGTGCTGGACGCGGCAACGAACAACGTAGCCGACAGCGCCAAGGGTACGCACTACGACATCGGCATCAAAGTGCGCGGTCAATCTTCGGCCAAGTTCCCCAAGCCCGGCTACAGCGTGGAAGTCCGCGACAACCAGGGCGAAGGCATAGACGTGAGCATGCTCGGGCTCCCTCCTGCAGACGACTGGGTGTTCCACGGCCCGTACGTTGACAAGAGCCTGATGCGTAACGCGCTCGCCCACTGGCTCTTTAGGCAGGCTGGCCACTACAGCCCCCGTACCAAGCACTTTGACCTCTACATCAACGGCGTGTACCGTGGCGTGTACGTGCTTATCGAAAAAATCAAGCGCGGCAAATATCGCGTGAATGTAAGCAAGCTCAAAGAAACCGACATCAGCGGCGACGACGTGACCGGCGGCTACATCTGGGCATTCGACAAGACCGGCACCAATACCGGCGGCATGGGCAACGAAGACATCAACAAGGAAGGCTTCAAGACCGCCGACGGCCTGAACGTCATCATGCACTACCCCAAGAAGGAGAACCTCCAGCAACAGCAACAGGCCTACTTGAAAAAGTACCTGGAAGATCTCGAGAACCTGTTCAAGAACGGCAAGAACGGCAGCGGGTACGAAAACTATGTGGACATGACTTCCGCGCTCGACTACGTGCTGCACGAAGAAGTGACCAACAACTCTGACTCCTACTGGTGCAGTTTCTTCTTGCACAAGCCCAAGGATAGCAAGGGCGGCAAGGTGACGCTTGGCCCGGCTTGGGACTTTAACCTCGCCATGAGCAACGGAAGCCAGCCCGAGAACGGCGGTAACAATAACGGCGGCAACAACGGCTTCAACTGGAATATGTGGGGCGGTGGCGGAATGGGCGGTGGCGGAATGGGAAGTTCCGGCACCACCGGCTGGCAAATCGAGAGCAGCATGAAAACCGGCATGAGCGGGCTCAAGATTCCCAACTGGCTGCTTGGCATGTGGAAAGACAGCCATTACCAGAGCGAACTGAAAAAACGCTGGGCGGAACTCCGCAGCGGCGTATGGCACTCCAAGACCATGGACGTGTATCTCGACTCCATGAAGACGTACCTGACGAAGGCTGCCGACAGGAACTTCAAGCGCTGGCCGAACTTGGGCAAGTCTAGCGGACAGGGCGACAGCGACCCGCAGCCGATGAAATACTGCAACCAGGGCGGTGGTCAGCAAGGCATGTGGGGCATGAACATGCCCATGGGCGGCTACAATGCCGACACCTGGGACGGCGAGTTCGAGCATCTCCGCAAGAAGATGAAGGAACGCATGGCCTGGATGGACCAGCAGCTCGGATTTACCGAACCTGCGCAGCCCATCGTCACCGAGCCCGTAATCCACGTTCCCGACTGGGCGAAGGATACCGTATCTAAAGTCGAGCCCCCGGAGCCCCCGACCATTGCCCTGGACGATTTCAGCAGGCTCTCGCCGACAAACTTCTTCAACGTGAACGGCGACAAGATCGAAATCATGACAGACCTGGGCGGAACCTTCGCGCTAGTCGACCTGAACGGCACAACGCTGTTCAAGACCAGAATCAAGAAGGGTGTTACGACCCTGAAGGTGCCGGAAAGCGCTCAGGACAAGCACTGGATTGCAACGCTCAACGGGAAGATGCTAAGCCGCTAA